From a single Collimonas pratensis genomic region:
- a CDS encoding deoxynucleoside kinase, whose translation MNLDNYKYIVVEGPIGAGKTTLTNKIAAHLGARVLLEQPQANPFLEKFYRDAPRYALSTQMFFLFQRINQLRETSQNDLFDGRGHLVADFLLAKDAIFASLTLADEELKLYQQMYDHLRPQAATPDLVIYLQAEPETLIERIKKRGIEMESAITQDYLARLCESYSRFFHHYDDAPLLIVNNEHLDLAGSDADFSLLLARIDSMRGKREFFNRGE comes from the coding sequence ATGAATCTAGATAATTACAAATACATTGTAGTAGAAGGTCCTATCGGCGCCGGCAAGACCACGCTGACCAACAAGATTGCAGCGCATCTGGGCGCGCGCGTTCTGCTGGAGCAGCCGCAGGCCAATCCTTTCCTGGAAAAATTTTATCGGGATGCTCCCCGTTATGCGTTGTCGACCCAGATGTTTTTCCTGTTCCAGCGCATCAACCAGTTGCGCGAGACTTCGCAGAACGATTTGTTTGATGGCCGCGGTCATCTGGTGGCCGATTTCCTGCTGGCCAAGGATGCCATTTTCGCCAGCCTGACCCTGGCCGACGAAGAGCTCAAGCTGTACCAGCAGATGTATGATCATCTGCGGCCGCAGGCGGCCACGCCGGACCTGGTGATTTACCTGCAGGCCGAGCCGGAAACCCTGATAGAACGCATCAAGAAGCGCGGCATCGAGATGGAAAGCGCCATCACCCAGGACTACCTGGCGCGCCTGTGCGAAAGCTACAGCCGCTTCTTTCATCACTACGACGACGCGCCGCTGCTGATCGTCAACAACGAACACCTGGACCTGGCCGGCAGCGATGCCGATTTCAGCTTACTCTTGGCGCGTATCGACAGCATGCGCGGCAAGCGTGAATTTTTCAATCGTGGAGAATGA
- the panB gene encoding 3-methyl-2-oxobutanoate hydroxymethyltransferase translates to MAAYSQDSVQDSVQDSGATAARSKPVTIPALQALRDKGEKITMLTCYDASFAALMDRCGVETLLIGDSLGMVCQGHSSTLPVTVQEIAYHTASVARGNRTALVLADLPFGAYATPESAFANAVPVIQAGAQMVKIEGGAWLAPTVRFLVERAIPVCGHLGLTPQSVHQMGGYKVQGKTSAAAEQLKADALALQEAGASLLVLEAIPAALGKEVSELLTIPTIGIGAGPDCSGQVLVMHDLMGVFPGHKARFVKDFMQGQTSIDAAVLAYVRAVKDKSFPAPEHCF, encoded by the coding sequence ATGGCAGCTTATTCACAAGACAGCGTACAAGACAGCGTACAAGACAGCGGCGCAACAGCGGCGCGCAGCAAGCCGGTGACGATTCCGGCCCTGCAGGCATTGCGCGACAAGGGTGAGAAGATCACCATGCTGACCTGCTACGACGCCAGCTTTGCGGCCTTGATGGACCGCTGCGGCGTCGAGACCTTGCTGATCGGCGATTCGCTCGGCATGGTGTGCCAGGGCCACAGCTCGACCTTGCCGGTGACGGTGCAGGAGATCGCCTATCACACCGCCAGCGTGGCGCGCGGCAACCGCACTGCACTGGTGCTGGCGGACCTGCCGTTCGGCGCCTACGCGACGCCGGAAAGCGCATTCGCCAACGCCGTGCCGGTGATCCAGGCGGGCGCGCAGATGGTCAAGATCGAAGGCGGCGCCTGGCTGGCGCCAACCGTGCGTTTCCTGGTCGAACGGGCGATCCCGGTATGTGGCCACTTGGGGCTGACGCCGCAATCGGTGCATCAGATGGGCGGCTATAAAGTACAGGGCAAGACCAGCGCCGCCGCCGAGCAGTTGAAAGCCGACGCCCTGGCCCTGCAGGAAGCCGGCGCCAGCCTGCTGGTGCTGGAAGCGATTCCTGCGGCGCTGGGCAAGGAAGTCAGCGAACTACTGACGATCCCGACCATCGGCATCGGCGCCGGCCCGGATTGTTCCGGCCAGGTGCTGGTAATGCACGACCTGATGGGGGTTTTCCCTGGGCACAAGGCGCGTTTCGTGAAAGACTTCATGCAAGGCCAGACCAGCATCGACGCTGCCGTGCTGGCGTATGTGCGGGCGGTCAAGGATAAGTCGTTTCCGGCGCCGGAACACTGCTTCTGA
- the hda gene encoding DnaA regulatory inactivator Hda → MRQLTLDITAEEPQTLATFVVGQNQEALQFLQRLVAPSAAYLTAPGDRFVYLWGGAGAGKSHVLRALASSTGARLIRGSQYNGDVFNFSPDVPGYLIDDCDKLSAGDQIEAFALFNQIREHGGWLVTSGQLPPSELSVREDFRTRLGWGLIYQLHGLSDEEKIAALTHAAQVRGLHLSSGVLPYLITHFRRDMRSLTAMLNELDRFSLETQRPITLPLLRSLLQLESEDKHTL, encoded by the coding sequence ATGAGGCAGTTAACGCTGGACATCACTGCGGAAGAACCGCAGACCTTGGCCACTTTCGTGGTCGGGCAAAACCAAGAAGCTTTACAGTTCTTGCAGCGTCTGGTCGCGCCTAGCGCGGCATACCTCACCGCGCCGGGCGACCGTTTTGTCTACCTGTGGGGCGGCGCCGGCGCCGGCAAAAGCCATGTGCTGCGCGCCCTCGCCAGCAGCACCGGCGCGCGCCTGATCCGCGGCAGCCAGTACAACGGCGACGTCTTCAACTTTTCGCCGGATGTGCCCGGCTACCTGATCGACGATTGCGACAAGCTGTCGGCCGGCGACCAGATCGAAGCCTTCGCCCTGTTCAACCAGATCCGCGAGCATGGCGGCTGGCTGGTCACCAGCGGCCAGCTGCCGCCGTCCGAGCTGAGCGTGCGGGAAGATTTCCGCACCCGCCTGGGCTGGGGCCTGATCTACCAGCTGCACGGCCTCAGCGACGAAGAAAAAATCGCTGCCCTGACGCACGCCGCGCAAGTCCGCGGCCTGCACTTGTCGAGCGGCGTGTTACCCTACCTCATTACGCATTTCCGGCGCGATATGCGGTCCCTGACAGCCATGCTGAACGAACTGGACCGCTTTTCGCTGGAGACGCAACGTCCCATTACGCTGCCTTTGCTGCGCAGCTTGTTGCAACTCGAATCCGAAGATAAACACACACTATGA
- the pcnB gene encoding polynucleotide adenylyltransferase PcnB, whose translation MIKKLIRSILGKKKKDPTQPLILGPKEHGINPQLVSPNAVRVTKTLQDNGYKAFIVGGAVRDLLLGVKPKDFDVATNATPEQVKRLFRRAFIIGKRFQIVHVMFGQELIEVTTFRGASSDGSPKDEHGRVLRDNTFGEQHEDAVRRDFTINAMYYDPATESVLDYHGGIADIRAKTLRIIGEPEARYREDPVRMLRIVRFAAKLKFTIDPATRAPIPVMAALIDNVPAARVFDEMLKLLMSGHALACLQQLRKEGLHHGLLPLLDVVLEQPLGEKFVTLALANTDVRVQQGKPVSPGFLFASLLWHQVLEKWSAYKAAGEFPIPALHLAADDVLEAQTDKLALQRKIASDMRDIWAMQPRFERRTGKAPYKMLEHLRLRAGYDFLLLRCASGEIDGEIGEWWTAFMEGDGDEREALMAQKPKGPAEAAPAKKRPRRRGSRSGAKPVNPGGRSDDGQGA comes from the coding sequence ATGATCAAGAAGCTGATTCGCTCCATCCTTGGGAAAAAGAAGAAAGATCCCACCCAACCGTTGATACTCGGCCCGAAAGAGCACGGCATCAATCCGCAACTGGTGTCGCCCAACGCAGTCAGGGTCACCAAGACGCTGCAGGATAACGGCTACAAGGCGTTCATCGTCGGCGGCGCTGTGCGTGATCTGCTGCTGGGGGTCAAGCCGAAGGATTTCGACGTCGCCACCAACGCCACGCCGGAACAGGTCAAACGCCTGTTCCGGCGCGCCTTCATCATCGGCAAACGCTTCCAGATCGTGCACGTGATGTTCGGCCAGGAGCTGATCGAAGTGACCACTTTCCGCGGCGCTTCTTCCGACGGTTCGCCGAAAGACGAGCATGGCCGCGTGCTGCGCGACAATACTTTCGGCGAGCAGCATGAGGATGCGGTGCGGCGCGATTTCACCATCAACGCGATGTACTACGATCCGGCCACCGAAAGCGTGCTGGATTACCACGGCGGCATCGCCGACATCCGCGCCAAGACCCTGCGCATCATCGGCGAGCCGGAAGCGCGCTACCGCGAAGATCCGGTGCGCATGCTGCGCATCGTCCGCTTCGCCGCCAAGCTGAAATTCACCATCGATCCTGCCACCCGCGCGCCGATTCCGGTGATGGCGGCGCTGATCGACAACGTGCCGGCGGCACGGGTGTTCGATGAAATGCTGAAACTGCTGATGAGCGGCCACGCGCTGGCCTGCCTGCAGCAATTGCGCAAGGAAGGCTTGCATCACGGTTTGCTGCCGCTGCTGGACGTGGTGCTGGAGCAGCCGCTGGGCGAGAAGTTCGTGACGTTGGCGCTGGCCAATACCGATGTCCGCGTACAGCAAGGCAAGCCGGTTTCCCCTGGTTTCCTGTTTGCCTCGCTGCTGTGGCATCAGGTGTTGGAAAAATGGAGCGCCTACAAGGCCGCCGGCGAATTCCCGATCCCGGCGCTACACCTGGCGGCCGACGATGTGCTGGAAGCGCAGACCGACAAGCTGGCCCTGCAGCGCAAGATCGCCTCCGACATGCGCGATATCTGGGCCATGCAACCGCGCTTTGAGCGGCGCACCGGCAAGGCTCCATACAAGATGCTGGAACACCTGCGCCTGCGCGCCGGTTACGATTTCCTGCTGCTGCGTTGCGCCTCCGGCGAAATCGACGGCGAAATCGGCGAATGGTGGACCGCCTTCATGGAAGGCGACGGCGACGAGCGCGAAGCATTGATGGCGCAAAAGCCGAAAGGGCCGGCCGAAGCTGCGCCGGCCAAGAAACGTCCGCGCCGGCGCGGTTCCCGCAGCGGCGCCAAGCCGGTCAACCCGGGCGGCCGTAGCGACGATGGGCAAGGCGCATAG
- the folK gene encoding 2-amino-4-hydroxy-6-hydroxymethyldihydropteridine diphosphokinase: protein MASTATSAAAGPLVTAYIGIGANLGDAAGQVQRAILQLGKLPHTSLGSQSSLFGTAPLDAGGDDYVNAVARLETRLGAHDLLRGLQQIEQDFGRQRPYPNAPRTLDLDLLLYGQSSIQDEVLTVPHPRMTQRAFVLIPLLQLDPFIVIPQHGAAHQFAPLVADQRIRKL, encoded by the coding sequence ATGGCCTCGACTGCCACGTCTGCGGCGGCTGGCCCTCTGGTCACCGCCTACATCGGCATCGGCGCCAACCTGGGCGACGCCGCCGGGCAGGTGCAACGCGCCATCTTGCAACTCGGTAAGCTGCCGCACACCAGCCTGGGTAGCCAGTCCAGTTTGTTTGGCACGGCGCCGCTGGACGCCGGCGGCGACGATTACGTCAATGCCGTTGCGCGTCTCGAAACCCGCCTCGGCGCCCATGACCTGCTGCGTGGCTTGCAGCAGATCGAGCAGGATTTCGGTCGCCAGCGGCCCTATCCGAACGCGCCCCGTACGCTCGATCTCGACCTGCTGCTATACGGCCAGTCCAGCATCCAGGACGAAGTGCTGACGGTGCCGCATCCACGCATGACGCAACGCGCTTTTGTCCTGATCCCGCTATTGCAGCTCGATCCTTTCATCGTCATTCCCCAGCACGGCGCGGCGCATCAGTTCGCCCCGCTGGTGGCGGACCAGCGTATCCGCAAACTATAG
- a CDS encoding GNAT family N-acetyltransferase, whose protein sequence is MTSHSGLIRLVTSADLARCYEIESTSYEGDEAATKEKIATRIATWPQGFIVCEIDGAVAGFINGGAAFKVEMADEAFKELIGHDPDGPHVVIMSVVVHPDFQGRGIARQLMQEFIARMRALRKSSIHLMCKERHVALYESMGFSYLKASDSDHGGMAWHEMAMQLQ, encoded by the coding sequence ATGACTTCACACAGCGGTCTGATCCGTCTCGTCACCAGCGCCGATCTTGCGCGCTGCTACGAAATCGAATCGACATCCTACGAAGGCGACGAAGCCGCCACCAAAGAAAAGATCGCCACCCGCATCGCCACCTGGCCGCAAGGTTTCATTGTCTGTGAAATCGATGGCGCGGTGGCCGGCTTCATCAACGGCGGCGCGGCCTTCAAGGTCGAGATGGCGGACGAGGCATTCAAGGAACTGATCGGGCATGACCCGGACGGGCCGCACGTAGTGATCATGTCGGTGGTGGTGCATCCGGACTTCCAGGGGCGCGGCATTGCCAGGCAACTGATGCAGGAATTCATCGCCCGCATGCGCGCCCTGCGCAAATCCAGCATCCACCTGATGTGCAAAGAGCGCCATGTGGCGCTCTATGAAAGCATGGGCTTCAGCTACCTCAAGGCTTCCGACTCAGACCATGGCGGCATGGCCTGGCATGAAATGGCGATGCAACTGCAATAG
- a CDS encoding HAD family hydrolase, producing the protein MNLALFDLDHTLLPVDSDYEWGQFLARIGAVDPDAFEKSNAEWFAQYQAGTLDPVKYLEFAFGTLSKFPRKQLDAWHQQFMQEVILPTITPAARALLQKHLDAGDLVAIVTATNSFVTEPIAKALGVDFLIASDPETTDDGEITGRLADTPTYGPGKVIHTHAWLATMDMTLASFPRSYFYSDSHNDLPLMKLVTDPVATNPNALLKAHASEHGWPILNLFDAQ; encoded by the coding sequence ATGAACCTGGCCCTATTCGACCTTGACCATACGCTGCTGCCCGTCGACTCCGACTATGAATGGGGGCAGTTCCTGGCGCGTATCGGCGCAGTCGATCCTGACGCTTTTGAAAAAAGCAACGCCGAGTGGTTTGCCCAGTACCAGGCCGGTACGCTGGATCCGGTCAAGTACCTGGAATTCGCCTTCGGCACCTTATCCAAGTTCCCGCGCAAGCAGCTCGACGCCTGGCACCAGCAGTTCATGCAGGAAGTGATCCTGCCGACCATCACCCCGGCGGCCCGCGCGCTATTGCAAAAGCACCTGGACGCCGGCGACCTGGTGGCAATCGTCACCGCCACCAACAGCTTCGTCACCGAACCGATCGCCAAAGCGCTGGGCGTCGATTTCCTGATCGCTTCGGACCCGGAAACCACGGACGACGGCGAGATCACCGGCCGCCTGGCGGATACGCCGACCTACGGTCCCGGCAAAGTGATCCATACCCACGCTTGGCTGGCGACCATGGACATGACGCTGGCTAGTTTCCCGCGCAGTTATTTCTATAGCGATTCGCACAACGACCTGCCCTTGATGAAGCTGGTGACCGACCCGGTCGCCACCAATCCCAACGCCCTGTTGAAAGCCCACGCAAGTGAGCACGGCTGGCCCATCCTGAATTTATTCGACGCGCAATGA